ACAGTCTGAACAAATCAGCAGGAAAACCACAGCAAACCCTCCCACTCGTGACAGAGCAGTAACCATAGTCTAGTTTATTGACTGCAGTCAAGTTTTATTATGCCTCAAATAATTAAATACTGCAACCGTGACATTAAAAATACAGGCCAATTTACCAAAATAATTGTATTCTGAGGATTATGTACATATTATACATTTTACAGTATCACGTAAACTTTTTTTACATAAGATAAATCTGATTTATGGTAACTAGAAAACCCAAAATATTTGCTAACAAAAATATTCCTATGAAACATAAGCACTGTGTCTGGGCCATTTAGGAAAAttgcaaagaaaggaaaccaACTATAAACCATAACAAAATTGAGTTAGTAGAAAAACGAATTAAATTACATTCATATAAAAAGTTAAAACTAAAACCATTGCtatgcattattaaaaaaaaaaaaagggaaaatccCAAACCCTCTATTATATATTAACACACACTttcctggggagctgctgtgcGCCCCATTTCCAGCAATGGGGTAGAGCCTGGGAAATCCAGattccccttctccttttaaCATATATTAAATAACTAGGGTGTGTACCAATACAAATATTGTATATAATCATGCACTGTGATTATGTTCATAGTAGCCTCCCAAGGCACAATTTTTGTGTcgttccccccacccccattaCATTTTGGCATGCAGTGCTAGAGGTGTCTGCTGTCCCAAAAATCTCCGTGGGACTTATCTCTAGTCTGATTTTCCCCACTAGGGGACACAGAAATCCTTCCAGCAAAGACctacaaataaataagtaaaagaaGGTAAAGGCTTTAATTCAACATCTCGCACCAATGGTGTCAACTCAGTTCCGATGCCTCAGCCTTCTCTGCATTCTGAGGTGATGTCGTTAGATTCCTCTGGtcaaatattttatacattaaCTAGGACAACAAAGTTGTTCCTCCTGTGACTCTTCACCCCTGCGGCAGCTGTAGTGTTTTGATTTGGCATCGTGGATCTTCAAGTTTAAATTGGTTTCCAGCTCACATCTCATCTCGGCGTAGCACCATTTGCGTTATCCGCTATGTAGTGCGTGTAATTGAAGTACCTAGATAtgctcattaaaataaatgcataatttAACTGCGTATAAACAGCTGCCAAAATTAACAGCTGTTAACCTGGCTGTATTTTGAAGGCTTGTAAAAGTTGCATATTTTATAACTGTTGTGTACCTATAAAAGGCCTGGTCCCGCAAAGAGCTAGGCATGTGCTTATCTTCAAGGATTTGAATAATTAAATGAGATTCTAATGAATGAAACTACCCGTCGGCCTCCAGGGCAGGTCGTGCCTTGGGCGGGCAGGGCGGCCGCCCTTTGTCGTAAAAGCTGCGTCAAGGACGACGATGAGAGTCGGAGCGGTGAATGTCGACTGGGTTTAGGCACTAGATATATTCCCGCAGATGTTGTATGTATTGGCAATTAGACCAAACATCTGTCAGACTTGGACAGGGTGAAAGCGTCCAAAACAGCCTTTATAAAACATGCCCCGAATTATAAAAAATTAAACCTAGATGATGCCTGTTTATGTACAGATTTAATAGAAAAGAAATCCTAACCTAGAGTATCAAAATACCGTGTTCGTATAAACATATGAGAGCATCTAATAGAAAAGTAAGAAGTGTAAAAcacaaacttgttttttttggaAAGTAAATGTCATAAAAAAgttggggttttgtgtttttaaaaaaattaactcaaAACACAGGAATTCGTGTGCTGCAAAAGAAATTAGAGAAGATTAAGAGGACTACATCTCCCCTCGTCTGCGAGttttggctgcagcagctctgccttcctcctcctcctcctcttcctcctcataattttcttcatgaacTTCCTTctggttgttttcttcttgcatttcttGCTCTTGATCTGCCCTTCCATTATTCTTTTCATCTGCCTGATTGGGGgcaaaaacatatatatatatataaaaccccAAAGAGATCCAGTGCAACTGCCAGTTTCCTCACAGTTTATTTTGGAGCaagggacaggagttgggcCTGATGGTCCTTGTGGAAATTGGGCCAGAATGATATTTTAAGGTCTACGATCTAAAGCAAGCTACCAGAATTATTCCATACTGTTGCTCCGACACGATCATGGCCATGTTAAGTGTTTAACGTGGCTTTCCACGGTACTTACGTTGTCGTTGTTTTCACCGTATGGCTCTTCAGCGTTGCGTTCCAGTTCTCGTTTCTTCTCTTCGGTCAAGTCTTCCTGGATCTGCAAAGCACAGAGATGTTCtgtatattttcatttcctttagaAAAGCAGCCTGTGGCATAAATGTGtatgtttttacagaatgaGGATTCAAAAGAtggggaggagagggcagggcagggacaggttAAAGGAGGataaaaacccaaccaacaatCAGGCAACTCACATCCTCTGGTAACATATTTAACTACAGTTTTCACAGACCCTCTCATCATCAGGTAATACATTGAGATTCCCATCCCATGTTTTAATGttaaatacatattattttctccttcctaGTGAGAGTGTCATTATCAACACTTTCTCCCACTGCAGACTCCTAAACTACCTCAGTTCCCATAGGCGATGCAGGTGTTTAATGGTAATTTGTCCGTGTTTTCCCAGCAGCTGAATGATGCTCCTGGAAACCCACAAAAGAGCAAAGGGGGACTGGGAACAAATAATAATCTCCTCCAATTCTATCATTGAAGAGAGCGCAGGCCACACTCAGTCTGCTCTCCAGATGTTCAGATCTTGATCTATCATTTCTTTCTGGTACATCAGCACTTTCCCTCACTTCCATGTCCCTTTATGGTTAGGTGTAAATTTGAAAGAGGTGTGTTTTTCAAAGTAAACttggtttttcttttggagAATGCTGTTGTGCACATCTGCTCCCAATGGTGTCCTGCTTCCGTAAGGCCACACAGCTCTGCCCGTGGGGAAAAAAGCCGTTTCTCCCCACTGAGAAGTATTTGCCAGTCGGTGCTGTCACCTCCCCTGGCCACAAAAAGCAGGGACAAGGCTGCTGCTTTGACAGGGCTCCCTCCCTCCAGATGCTGCTGCCACCTTCtcctgaacagcagcagcaacagccttCTCAGCAACATCAGCAGCAAGAGAGTGTATTTATTATCATATTTATTATAAGAGCAGGAGGGATACCTAGGATAAAGTTTTGAACAACAGCGATGTACAATATTCGAGTCAACCTACTAAAGAAATTCCTGATTACAGCGTCTTAACTCTTGAGTGCTCATTCAGTCACTGCTCGCTCTTTAATACTTCCAGTAAGCACACGAGTCCTTTATGAAACGTGTATTAAATTGCTTCCTGTAAGCCAAAGAGTAGTTGCCAAAGCCCAAATAATCCCAGTTCTTAATGACCTGGTTTGACTTAAGTAACTGTCTTTTGAACTGGTGAATTCTAAGTGCATTCCATCTAATCTAGACAAAGTGGTCCCCATAACGGAGTAATGAGTAGctgcttctgttgctttttgtaAATCACTGCATATGAAGTGGAAAACAGCAATGGATTGGGAACGTACCGAGGGACTGCAGGGCAGCTTATGCTCGTGTGTGTGTAACGAGAGTGCCCTTCAacatgggaaggaaaaagtcCTTTCCCATCCTTTTCTCCTGTGCAAAGCGATGTGCTAACGGCTTCCTGACCGATTGCACGAATACTAGGGGCGCACGTAGCTTGGATTGCTTAGGAGGAGCACAGATAAATCACAGAGCTAAGGAGTGAGCAACTGGCCAAGGAAGCACTTTGCCCAGAACAGCAGTGTGTGATTAGAGATGCAAAGTTAATGAGGTTTGCAGAGACTTGAATTTTTCCTTGTGTTGTGAATGGCTTAAGCTTTTCAATTATTGCACAATTAACACCACGTTGTGTGCAAGACTAATGGATTGCAGTGCAAGAGTAACGATAAATTGTGTCCAAAAGTGGACGGGAGAGACTTCCAAGTTTTCACACAGTCAAAGTGATTTGGGCTCATTTTGCAGTTATAGATGTCACCATTGAATGGTAATGGAGATGTGCTGTGATAGATACCTGAGGCCACCTGCACTTTATATCCATTTTCTtacctcctcttctccctcttcctggTATTGTTCATCCACATTATCCTCCTGCTGGTCAGGATTTCCTGCCATCTGCAGAAAGATAACATAAAAATTCACTTTATGTGTGTGCCTATTAACTGTAGAAGACTGAAAGTTAAAGCTTCTTGTTCTGGAACTGAAACTTTATGCAAAGCTAAAGTAACAGTAATAGCATAAGAAGTTGTAGTGCCTTTATTAGCATTAATGATAGCCTAGCTACATGATTTAGAACTGccctaatttaaaaaataagacaggagAATGATTATAATAAAAACCACTTGACAGAATAAAGCAAGACTTTCCATACTAAGTAGGAAGACAAAGAAATATTCACACCATTAAAGACCAACGCcataaaaatacagattatttCTGCCTAGAGGAATTTACAGTTGAAACAGGGTTGAAAGGCGCAGCGTTCACTGGAACGGCCACAGAGGGATGGTGACACTGCTGCCTACAGGCGACCCAGTGCTGGTGACGTGGAAGTGGCACAGAAGGGATTTGTGCGAAGACACGGAGATTGTACGAGTGGGTGTTCTTGTGGGGACTTGTGTGAAGGGAAATATGGGTGCCCTGAACTACAGGACCCTGCTGAGGGGAGCCAGGGATGACAAACAAACCAGGGGTAATTCCTCACTTCTACCTGCACACGTTGTATGTGGCTTAAGAGATATTTGAAAACCCAAGTTGAGCGTTCCCTGGCCGAGCTGTGCCACGCTGTCCTCAGAAAGGACCTACAGATGCTCCCTTTCCCAGTACTGACCACAAGGTGCTCTTCCATTCCTGGAGGTCCTTGTTTCTGACCAGTTTCCTTGTGCTTTTCGTTTTCATCTGGtaggttttcttctctctcttgctcAGCTTCCTCAAATTCATCCTCCCCCTGATTGTTGGGGTCATCAGCAGGATTCACATCTTCCACGGCTGCCTTCTGTAATTTTCAGAAACGAATgttaaatatgcattttatcAAACTGTTTCAGCTGAAAGCTCCCCCAGCATGAGCTGTGTTAGAGCCAACTCCGTGCCCAGTGAAACCAGCCGGACCCTCTCCAAAGCCATCAGGGGCCACCAGACCAAACCCGAGCCCGTGCAGAAGTGTCAGTTCTTGAGAGCAAAAGTGCGTTAGCACTGAACGCAGAGCTGCGGCCTGGGGATCTGTCTgctgaaacacacactgcagCTGATGACTTATTTCACAGAGGCTGCTGAACTCCTCCTGCTTACTGCCTATCTGACAACTGGCAATGCCTGATAAGACCAGGTGAAAAAAGATAAAGAGTTTAAACGCTCATGGCTCAAAAGAGCTGATGGGATCTTTCAGTACCAGTCTGCTCTGCAATACTGACCTTCTCTATgtctaacaaaacaaaacaacacaacactcGTTTTTCATCATAATTTGccattcagaaaagaaacattttagttCTGCTTATCATTCAGTAAAAGCGTTTCTGATATCTTTATAGCTGACAAGTTAAAGATCCTTTAGAAATATTTACTATACAACCTAGTGTGCTGAGGTGGGGGGGAGTAAAGACGATACTTGATGTTCCACAACACCAAGTGAGAGGGAACAGGGGGAAGGCACAGGACTGGATCTCGTGCATCCAGATCTCGTGTTCGTTGCTGGAGTACGTTCTCTTTTCAAGATCTCACATTGCTACTGTACTGACACCAGCTGCTTGCAGTGGCTATTGAGTTGGCTCTTACCCTCTTAACTAATGACAGCATGCAAAATACTGTCACTGTTCTTTGACTGCCCACCAGTGACTTACTCCTGTTATTCTTTTGACTCCAACTTTAACCATTCAAGTGCCAGCTAAGTCCAAATCCTTCCTCCCACCTAAAGCACAGATCAAAGGACTGTAGACAAGCGACTTGCTTCCAACAAGGAAACTCTTTTTGGTTTCTTCTCAAATCAGTAAGGACAACTTTAAATAGATACAGATGTAGTTTTAAGCTGTCAAACTTGTCTTCCTAGCAGACCTCTGGTTCATCTTATTTCTGTAATGCGCAATTATGTCAGATGAGATTCTGGGTTTTCACTTCAGTAACGACTGCAACCCATAGTGTCTTAATTCATACTCACTGATTCATCAGCCTGCTGATTTTCGACTTGACGTTCTGGTTCTTGCTGTTCGTTTGCATTATTTTGATCTTCGTCTTCACCTTCATCCTGGTGCTGATTGTCACGTTCATAAGCTGACAAATTTTTGATATTATTATTGTATTACAGCAGTTTCTACACAGACTTTTTAAGAGTCTCCTATATACCAGCTTCCATATGGGCTTTTAGCAGCAGGCTAACCTTTAGATAAAGAGCTTTCCTAAACACATAACACTAATGGAATTGTTTTACTGCTAGTAGGAAACTGGCACTGATACATTATCAAATTCAAAGAGATCAAACAAAATCACAGGCAAAGCCAGGAATGTGACCAAGATCCACAAAGCTCTATCCTAGTAGCTCAATCAAGAGGAGACTTCATTTCAAGAATGTGGATATGATTTTATTAATTCCTGTATTCCAGTCAGCTCAGCCAGTGTTATTTCAGcttctggttttaaattaaaaatttatatttcaCTCGAATCCAAACTGGATACGAAATGAGTATTAAAATCTCGCATGAAAGAGAGTACAGAGGGAACCTGTGAACATTTTCTCTTACCTCCTTCCTCTTCCCGAGTACCTTGCTCTTCTTCCCCTTGTACAATATCATGGTCCATGTTTTCATAATGACCCTGTTggctgagaaaatgaaatgcaaatacatcatttcagtttcaaaaaagTGTGGCTTTGCTTTAATAAACAAACCATGGCAGCGCATCTCTGcctctcccagctcctgccagaATGGGTTGCAGTTTAGCTTTCTGTTACCTATTTTTATTACTGGTTTTTCCCATCACCTTTCCTGAAAGAAGATATACATTGTAGAACAAAATTTCTTATCCTACTATACAACTTCTGGGCTTGTATTTCCCCATATACAACTGGCATCTGCCTTGTATTTTCAAGACTCCTAAGCCAGCGTAtagcatatatatatttcatagcCAAGGCACAGATACTGTGAAGTGGGAGCAAAGAGCCTCTCAGATAAAGGCTCTTACAGACAGACTGCATGGATTAGTTATTTTGTTGAATAAGCAGTTTTAGCTTTCACCTTGAAAGGGGTTTACTTGTGTGGTTGTTCTTGCAGGACTGAATATTTTGACTAGCAAGTTATGAAAGGCTCCTACCAAAACCCTTTTAGAATACGGGTCAagttaataattaattttaaatgtttcagcaaagaaaattcAATGGGCTTAAGAttccaaaagacaaaaaaaatgtcattaacaattttaaactaagaaaatgcagaaggaaaagtgACATGAGGGTGAAAGGCATGTAGAAGCTGTAATATCATGAATATAACTGCATTCAGAAGAACTTTCTGACAGTAACAGGAGATGGTTTTTCCTGAAATCATGCTTTTGTCTCTACAATGCAAATACCACTAGTCACTCTTGTCCAGAAAGTCCTCATGGAATTACTTAAAAACAGCACCTCACATTTAAAAGGAACTTTAGCTTGGGTACTTAATGCATATTTGATACTGGAGCTCCTCAGTACGACAAGATCATAATTGCTGCTTAGCGGAAAATAATTACTAATTTAAAGCGGGCTTTAAGACAAGGGGTATTGGATGCCAGAAGCCCCTGAGCAGTGCTCCAGAATCCAGAGGCTTCCATTGTAAAAGGAACAAATGAAAACTAGGAGGGAAAAGCCCTGAAAATAGCAATCGGATTCATCCTCGGAATGAGGTTCGATGAATTTAGGACCTGTGCAGCGCAGGGTTATGGCATTAAACCACCGCCTTTTCAAAGGTGCTGTGGTGGAAACCATAAAACCCAGAGCACTGACCGTGCCAAACTCATGTAAAAGAATTTAACCTTAGCTGGTTTTTATAGagtttttccccttcttctgcCTGTTGCTGCAGCTGAAGCTCTTTTTCTTGGAGCTGTTGCTGCCGCAGGAGCTGCCCGCGCAGCCTCTGCTGGTGCAGCGACTCCTGCTGCTCCCGGAGCTGACCGGCCTCCTCCGCTCTTCGGGCCGCAAGGTGTTGCTGCTCCAGTTGTTCCTCATAAGCTGCGTTATGTCTCTTTGTTACGGCTTTTGTCGATGTTATCTGTCAAGGAAACGCGTTAGTCGTTAATCACAATGATCAGACACAAGCACGCAGGAACCTGTGACAAGAGGGAAAATCAGGCAGATGCCACATATAGAATTACAGCAAAGTTATTTTGAGTTttcttgccttatttttttgaACACTGAGTGGAAGTGTTGGGGTGTTTGTGGAGGACAtggggaaggaagaggggaTGATGGGCTGGGGGAAGCCATGCTTTTCTTAAACATCAATAATAATACCCCCCCTACAACATATTACCAGTAAAAGGAGGTTTTGATGGCTGATAAGACACCAAATACACATCCACTGATTTAACTGGTAATTTCAGTAGGGCTTGCTTTGAGCCTTAAATGAGACACTGCACGTTTTTGTACAGTCGCCAGTAACTCTAAGTCCAGTTTCACAGCTTAACCTCTTGCTGCTGTTCTAATCCACCGCACCTCTCCAACAGCGGCTTCACATCCCGCTGGAGTCACACAATTCATCTGCTAGGACAGTGTGTACAAAGCCTAAGGTGAGAccagtaaaatatattttctgctggAGATCCGATCTAGAATGTAAATCCAGgatttgctggttttatttagaGCTGCACAGAGCAAGACTTGTCGTTGCCGTGCACTGATTTCCCCTGACTATTTCAGTCATGTTCATCTTGCTGTTAAAATTTCCTGTCAAACGACAGCGAGCATTTAGACGGaaagttcaggaaagacattgaagtgctggagcgggtccagagaagagcaacacgactggtgaagggacttgaacataagacctatgaggagaggctgagggagctgggcttgtttagtctggagaagaggaggcttagaggtgagctcagcactctctagaactacctgaagggcagttctagccaggtggggattgggatcttctcccaggcagtcagcaacaggacaagggggcatgggcttaaactctaccaggggaaatttaggctgcatattagaaagaaattctttacagagagagtgttcaggcattggaatggctgcccagggaggtgctggactcaccggccctggaggtttttaaactgagattggacatggcacttagtgccatgatctagtaaacggactagagttggaccaagggttggactcgatgatctctgaggtcttttccaacccagttgattctgtgattctgtatatCTGATAAGGAAACGCTCTGCAATTTGCTGAGGTTCATCAAATGAGTAATGATGCAGGACGGCTCTCCAGCAGAGCGCTCAAGTCTCGTTCTCTCTTCTTCCCATCAGCTACTACAGTCCTCAAATTTAAAGTAGAAGATAGAACCCAACCTGACTgctctttcagtctttcagtcCATCAGCAGAATTAATGTTAATTGAGCTGCCTTTGGTGAGCACACATGTGTGTTGAAGTTGAGCCTCAATTCTGTGCACCCAAGTGCTTTGAATCCCTaattttctataaatatgacaCTGATTTGACCTAGAAATAGGTGAGTGCAATCCAGCACCAACAATGACAAGAGCTGCCTCTATTTGAACAGCAAAGTTAACCAATTAGTAGAAGAGAGCTCTGTACCTCTGAATGAAGATGATCACCCAACATGttggtttcttcttctttctgttcctgtttttGCCACTCATGCTCTTCTGGCACTTgatcctgttcctcctccaagTGCTCAGGCTGACCCGCCTgctccatttcttcctcttcaagTTCTTTTTTGCGTTCCTCTTCAACTCGATCAACACGTTGCTCATCATCCTCTCCAGCTTCTTGTTGCTCCTGAATATTCAGTTCTTTGGCAGGCTGGCCCTCGTGAGCCCTTCCCTGCAGATTAAGAGACTcagctctgtcttctttttcctgGATATTtacttcttctctctctttgggCTTCTCATTCTGCAAAACATACACAAGATGACGTGTGCACAAGATATTAAAGATTTCATGTCCTCAAGAGAGCCAAGGAAAGCCACAGCCGCTGTACAATTGCGTCACGAAGTAGGTTACACATCGTTTTACCTGAAGTGGAACAAAGCTATCACAATTCTGTATTTACAAAGGAAACTTTGTCGCTTTATCTCCTGTAGGTTCTGCTGGCCGAGAACTGgtgtaaaacaaaaccacaactgaGATTGTAGCTTCTAGACTTCACtcatgctttgcttttgtttctttttgaacaTCTGGTGGTGTGCCAGTTTTAAATACACTGACTTAAAGTGCGCCACCGAAACTTCATAAAGCACGTGAAAAGACAATTTCTTCAGAACTTGTTAAAGCTTTTTAGTAATGTGAGATACACAAAATTTTAGAGGCTGCTTAttattcaaaaaattaaaactttgaaACAGTTTACATAAGCCAGTTTTAAACGCATTTATATTCACGGCAGGAGAGGTCATCATGGATAAATTTTTCTACCGCTCAAGGAGATTAAACTGCTCCTTACCACTTTGCTCAAGATCTGACAGACGCGTACAATTAAATGTAGGCTTGTAATGGCAGTTAAGCACAGAGATAGTGTTTTGGTGAACCAAAACCACTTCCTAGAGCTCGGTACCTGGCGCTGCTGCTCGGCCACGGCCCCGCGGAGCGTTGGGAGGTCGCTGCGGGGAGACGCCGCTCGCACCTTCGGCTCCTCCTCGGGCTTCTCGGCCTGCCGGAAACTCGGCATCTTGTTGAGCGTGTCCTTCAGCTGTTTGTATTCGTCCA
The sequence above is a segment of the Columba livia isolate bColLiv1 breed racing homer chromosome 9, bColLiv1.pat.W.v2, whole genome shotgun sequence genome. Coding sequences within it:
- the GOLIM4 gene encoding Golgi integral membrane protein 4 isoform X2, encoding MGNGMCSRKQKRIFQTLLLLTVVFGFLYGAMLYYELQGQLRKAEATALKYQQHQESLSAQLQVVYEHRSRLEKSLQKERLEHKKAKEDFLVYKLEAQETLNKGRQDSNSRYSALSVQHQMLKSQHEELKKQHADLEEDHRKQGEEFSRTFSDHKERYLQLQQEKEQEISKLKESLYNLREENRQLRKAHQDIHTQLQDVKSQVDEYKQLKDTLNKMPSFRQAEKPEEEPKVRAASPRSDLPTLRGAVAEQQRQNEKPKEREEVNIQEKEDRAESLNLQGRAHEGQPAKELNIQEQQEAGEDDEQRVDRVEEERKKELEEEEMEQAGQPEHLEEEQDQVPEEHEWQKQEQKEEETNMLGDHLHSEITSTKAVTKRHNAAYEEQLEQQHLAARRAEEAGQLREQQESLHQQRLRGQLLRQQQLQEKELQLQQQAEEGEKLYKNQLSQQGHYENMDHDIVQGEEEQGTREEEGAYERDNQHQDEGEDEDQNNANEQQEPERQVENQQADESKAAVEDVNPADDPNNQGEDEFEEAEQEREENLPDENEKHKETGQKQGPPGMEEHLVMAGNPDQQEDNVDEQYQEEGEEEIQEDLTEEKKRELERNAEEPYGENNDNADEKNNGRADQEQEMQEENNQKEVHEENYEEEEEEEEEGRAAAAKTRRRGEM
- the GOLIM4 gene encoding Golgi integral membrane protein 4 isoform X1 — encoded protein: MGNGMCSRKQKRIFQTLLLLTVVFGFLYGAMLYYELQGQLRKAEATALKYQQHQESLSAQLQVVYEHRSRLEKSLQKERLEHKKAKEDFLVYKLEAQETLNKGRQDSNSRYSALSVQHQMLKSQHEELKKQHADLEEDHRKQGEEFSRTFSDHKERYLQLQQEKEQEISKLKESLYNLREENRQLRKAHQDIHTQLQDVKQQHKNLLSQHNQLVVTLEDHRSALAAAQSQVDEYKQLKDTLNKMPSFRQAEKPEEEPKVRAASPRSDLPTLRGAVAEQQRQNEKPKEREEVNIQEKEDRAESLNLQGRAHEGQPAKELNIQEQQEAGEDDEQRVDRVEEERKKELEEEEMEQAGQPEHLEEEQDQVPEEHEWQKQEQKEEETNMLGDHLHSEITSTKAVTKRHNAAYEEQLEQQHLAARRAEEAGQLREQQESLHQQRLRGQLLRQQQLQEKELQLQQQAEEGEKLYKNQLSQQGHYENMDHDIVQGEEEQGTREEEGAYERDNQHQDEGEDEDQNNANEQQEPERQVENQQADESKAAVEDVNPADDPNNQGEDEFEEAEQEREENLPDENEKHKETGQKQGPPGMEEHLVMAGNPDQQEDNVDEQYQEEGEEEIQEDLTEEKKRELERNAEEPYGENNDNADEKNNGRADQEQEMQEENNQKEVHEENYEEEEEEEEEGRAAAAKTRRRGEM